Proteins encoded by one window of Martelella endophytica:
- a CDS encoding DUF192 domain-containing protein, translated as MPAMKPLIAAFAFLTLTAAAGAQEPVHFPSSELTLHTASGDHDIVVEVAETPAQRQRGLMYRTELAEDHGMIFLFGTDKPVSMWMANTLIPLDMVFIRADGSVAGYHENAEPRSERIIASDEPVRYVLELGGGEAKAYDLKPGDMVTGPALSE; from the coding sequence ATGCCCGCCATGAAACCACTGATCGCCGCTTTTGCTTTCCTCACCCTGACGGCCGCCGCTGGTGCCCAGGAGCCGGTCCACTTCCCGTCATCGGAACTCACGCTGCATACTGCGTCCGGCGACCACGACATCGTCGTCGAGGTCGCAGAGACCCCGGCGCAGCGTCAGCGCGGCCTGATGTACCGCACCGAGCTTGCCGAGGACCATGGCATGATCTTCCTGTTCGGAACCGACAAGCCCGTCAGCATGTGGATGGCGAACACGCTGATCCCGCTCGACATGGTTTTCATCAGGGCGGATGGCTCGGTCGCCGGCTATCACGAGAATGCCGAACCCCGTTCGGAGCGCATCATCGCCTCGGACGAACCGGTGCGTTACGTCCTCGAACTTGGCGGTGGTGAGGCCAAGGCTTACGATTTGAAGCCCGGCGACATGGTCACCGGGCCCGCTCTTTCGGAATAG
- a CDS encoding cold-shock protein, which yields MAERSQADRQSTADDAGLDSGPFIEITGYVKWFDVAKGFGFIVPDNGMDDVLLHITCLRRDGYQTILEGTRVVALVQERNRGYQAFRVLSMDQSTAVHPSDMPPVRTHVQVEPTSGLERVIVKWFNRDKGFGFVTRGEGTEDIFIHMETLRRFGIAELRQGQTLLVRFGNGPKGLMAAEVHPDDPGPVIRTH from the coding sequence ATGGCCGAGAGGTCACAGGCAGACAGGCAGTCGACCGCCGACGATGCAGGCCTTGATTCCGGCCCGTTCATCGAGATCACCGGCTATGTGAAATGGTTCGACGTCGCCAAGGGCTTTGGTTTCATCGTCCCAGACAACGGCATGGACGACGTGCTGCTGCACATCACCTGCCTGCGGCGCGACGGGTACCAGACCATTCTGGAAGGCACGCGCGTCGTTGCCCTCGTGCAGGAGCGCAACCGCGGCTACCAGGCCTTTCGCGTGCTGTCGATGGATCAATCGACCGCCGTTCATCCCTCCGACATGCCGCCGGTGCGCACCCATGTCCAGGTCGAGCCGACCAGCGGTCTCGAGCGGGTCATCGTCAAGTGGTTCAACCGCGACAAGGGCTTCGGCTTCGTCACCCGCGGCGAGGGCACAGAGGACATCTTCATCCACATGGAGACCCTGCGGCGCTTCGGTATCGCCGAGCTCAGACAGGGGCAGACCTTGTTGGTGCGCTTCGGCAATGGCCCCAAGGGCCTGATGGCGGCCGAGGTTCACCCCGACGATCCCGGCCCGGTTATCCGGACGCACTGA
- a CDS encoding VOC family protein, producing MHYLHTMVRITDIDASLKFYCDLMGLQEVRRIDNEKGRFTLIFLAAPKDLEKGDGEHVPKLELTYNWDPEEYSGGRNFGHLAYRVENVYDFCQKMADAGVTINRPPRDGNMAFIKSPDGISFEILQQGDPLPPQEPWASMPNTGSW from the coding sequence ATGCATTATCTCCACACCATGGTCCGCATCACGGACATCGACGCCTCGTTGAAATTCTACTGCGACCTGATGGGCCTTCAGGAAGTCCGCCGGATCGACAACGAGAAGGGCCGCTTCACGCTGATCTTCCTCGCTGCGCCGAAGGACCTGGAAAAGGGCGATGGCGAGCATGTGCCGAAGCTGGAGCTGACCTATAACTGGGATCCGGAAGAATACAGCGGCGGCCGCAACTTCGGCCACCTCGCCTATCGCGTCGAGAACGTCTACGATTTCTGCCAGAAGATGGCCGATGCCGGCGTCACCATCAACCGCCCGCCCCGCGACGGCAACATGGCCTTCATCAAGTCGCCCGACGGTATCTCGTTCGAAATCCTGCAGCAGGGTGATCCGCTGCCGCCGCAGGAGCCGTGGGCCTCGATGCCGAACACCGGCAGCTGGTAA
- the recJ gene encoding single-stranded-DNA-specific exonuclease RecJ — translation MTDNLASKPAQPRAFLGVERSARDLRWIPRLGAAGENRALAMAQTHGISELIARVLAGRDVPVDAAPAFLDPTLRDLMPDPEVMTDCAAAVARLTAAIRNSERVAIFGDYDVDGACSSALMYRFLKAFDLPVEIYIPDRIFEGYGPNPRAINTLIDSGAELIVTVDCGSTSHESLAAAKARGIDVVVIDHHQVGVELPECTALVNPNREDDLSGQGHLCAAGVVFLVLVATLRALRQAGDLRAGRVDLLAWLDIVALATVCDVVPLKGLNRAYVVKGLIVARSLSNPGLAALFKRAGLAGPVTPYHFGFLIGPRINAGGRIGDAALGSRLLTVEAGEEADAIAERLDQLNRERQVIETAMLAEAEADAVAEFGDGSGAGIIVTAREGWHPGVVGLLASRLKDRFGRPAFAIAFDANGRGTGSGRSIAGFDLGRVVRMAVEEGLLVKGGGHAMAAGITVLREKLSGLRAFFEEHAREQVEQLAVNAVLKVDGALSASGATLDLIDRLEAAGPYGSGHPQPVFAVPAHKLRDARVIGTGGHVKVTLESPEGAHLDGIAFRAADKPLGEMLLSARGRRLHVAGSLSGDYYQGRRRVQLRIIDAAEPR, via the coding sequence ATGACGGACAACCTCGCCAGCAAACCAGCGCAGCCGCGCGCCTTCCTTGGGGTCGAACGTTCTGCCCGCGACCTGCGGTGGATACCGCGGCTTGGCGCCGCGGGCGAGAACCGGGCGCTCGCGATGGCGCAGACCCATGGCATTTCCGAACTGATTGCGCGGGTGCTTGCCGGCCGTGACGTGCCGGTCGACGCGGCGCCTGCCTTTCTCGACCCGACGCTGCGCGACCTGATGCCAGATCCCGAAGTGATGACCGATTGCGCGGCCGCCGTGGCGCGGCTGACGGCCGCCATCCGCAATAGCGAGCGGGTCGCGATCTTCGGCGACTATGACGTCGACGGCGCCTGCTCGTCGGCGCTGATGTATCGCTTTCTCAAGGCCTTCGACCTTCCCGTCGAAATCTATATTCCGGATCGCATTTTCGAGGGTTACGGCCCCAATCCGCGCGCCATCAACACGCTGATCGATTCCGGGGCGGAGCTGATCGTGACGGTGGACTGCGGCTCGACCAGCCACGAATCGCTCGCAGCCGCCAAGGCGCGCGGCATCGATGTCGTCGTCATCGACCACCATCAGGTCGGTGTCGAGCTTCCGGAGTGCACGGCGCTCGTCAATCCGAATCGGGAGGACGATCTGTCGGGGCAGGGACATCTCTGCGCGGCCGGCGTCGTGTTCCTGGTGCTGGTGGCCACGCTTAGGGCGCTGCGACAGGCGGGCGACCTGCGCGCCGGGCGCGTCGACCTGCTGGCCTGGCTCGATATCGTCGCGCTGGCGACTGTCTGCGATGTGGTGCCGCTGAAGGGGCTGAACCGTGCCTATGTGGTCAAGGGGCTCATCGTTGCGCGGTCGCTCTCCAATCCCGGCCTTGCCGCCCTGTTCAAGCGGGCGGGTCTGGCCGGTCCGGTGACGCCTTACCATTTCGGCTTCCTCATCGGCCCGCGCATCAATGCCGGTGGCCGCATTGGGGATGCCGCGCTCGGAAGCCGGCTCCTGACGGTGGAAGCCGGCGAGGAGGCGGATGCGATTGCCGAACGTCTCGACCAGCTGAACCGGGAACGGCAGGTGATCGAGACCGCCATGCTGGCCGAAGCGGAAGCCGATGCGGTCGCCGAATTCGGCGATGGCAGCGGCGCGGGCATCATCGTCACCGCTCGCGAGGGCTGGCATCCGGGCGTCGTTGGCCTGCTGGCCTCGCGGCTGAAGGATCGTTTTGGCCGTCCGGCCTTTGCGATTGCCTTCGATGCCAATGGCAGGGGCACAGGATCAGGGCGCTCGATCGCCGGCTTCGACCTTGGCCGGGTCGTGCGCATGGCGGTGGAGGAGGGGCTTCTGGTGAAGGGCGGTGGCCACGCCATGGCAGCCGGCATCACCGTGCTGCGCGAGAAGCTCTCCGGCCTGCGGGCCTTCTTCGAGGAGCATGCGCGCGAGCAGGTCGAGCAGCTTGCGGTGAACGCGGTGCTGAAGGTCGATGGCGCGCTGTCGGCCTCGGGGGCGACGCTGGATCTGATCGACCGGCTCGAGGCGGCCGGCCCCTATGGCTCCGGCCATCCACAGCCGGTCTTCGCCGTGCCGGCGCACAAGTTACGCGATGCCCGCGTGATTGGCACGGGCGGGCATGTGAAGGTGACGCTTGAAAGCCCCGAGGGCGCGCATCTCGATGGCATCGCCTTTCGGGCGGCCGACAAGCCGCTGGGTGAGATGCTGCTTTCAGCGCGCGGCCGCAGGCTGCATGTCGCAGGATCGCTGTCAGGGGACTACTATCAGGGAAGGCGGCGGGTGCAGCTGCGCATCATCGATGCGGCGGAGCCTCGTTGA
- a CDS encoding homoserine dehydrogenase, with protein MADALKIGVAGLGTVGASLVRIIRERQEKLEISCGRAIEVTAVSARDRTRDRGVDLSGMTWFDDPLDMARNADIDVFVELIGGAGEPARGAVTAALERGLHVVTANKALLARNGVALAALAEEKGVLLNFEAAVAGGIPVIKALRESLTGNTISRIYGIMNGTCNYILTRMEKEKLSFQDCLTEAQRLGYAEADPSFDIEGNDTAHKLAILTSLAFGCQISCDDIYMEGISNITQEDIVAAAELGYRIKLLGVAQRTEGGVEQRVHPTMVPHDTVIAQVDGVTNAVALESDILGDLLMVGPGAGGDATASAVLGDIADIAKSQPGVQTVPALGRPAKTLEPYKRARMRSHEGGYFIRMRVVDRIGVIAAIARRMADNQISLESIVQHSTNGDREAPTKTIIMVTHATTEQSVRDAVNAMESDGYIVKKPQVIRIEKP; from the coding sequence ATGGCAGATGCCTTGAAAATCGGCGTCGCCGGTCTTGGAACCGTCGGCGCCTCGCTTGTGCGTATCATCCGCGAACGGCAGGAGAAGCTTGAGATTTCCTGCGGCCGCGCCATCGAGGTCACAGCCGTCTCGGCGCGCGACCGAACCCGGGACCGCGGCGTCGACCTCTCCGGCATGACATGGTTCGATGATCCGCTCGACATGGCGAGGAATGCCGATATCGATGTGTTCGTCGAACTCATCGGCGGCGCCGGCGAGCCTGCGCGCGGCGCGGTGACGGCGGCGCTCGAGCGCGGCCTGCATGTGGTGACGGCGAACAAGGCGCTTCTGGCGCGAAACGGCGTGGCGCTTGCGGCACTTGCCGAGGAAAAGGGCGTGCTGCTGAACTTCGAAGCGGCGGTTGCCGGCGGCATTCCGGTGATCAAGGCGCTGCGCGAGTCGCTCACTGGCAACACGATTTCGCGCATCTACGGCATCATGAACGGCACCTGCAACTACATCCTGACCCGGATGGAGAAGGAGAAGCTGTCGTTCCAGGATTGCCTGACGGAGGCGCAGCGGCTCGGTTACGCGGAGGCCGATCCGAGCTTCGACATCGAGGGCAACGATACGGCGCACAAGCTTGCCATCCTGACCTCGCTCGCCTTCGGCTGCCAGATTTCCTGCGATGACATCTATATGGAAGGCATTTCCAACATCACGCAGGAAGACATTGTCGCCGCGGCAGAGCTTGGTTATCGCATCAAGCTCCTGGGCGTCGCCCAGCGCACCGAGGGTGGCGTCGAGCAGCGCGTCCATCCGACCATGGTGCCGCACGACACGGTGATCGCGCAGGTCGACGGCGTGACCAATGCGGTGGCGCTCGAATCCGATATTCTGGGCGATCTGCTGATGGTCGGTCCCGGTGCGGGCGGCGATGCCACGGCGTCTGCCGTGCTCGGCGACATTGCCGATATCGCCAAGTCCCAGCCCGGTGTACAGACCGTGCCGGCGCTCGGCCGGCCGGCCAAGACGCTGGAGCCCTACAAGCGCGCCCGCATGCGCAGCCACGAAGGCGGCTATTTCATCCGCATGCGCGTCGTAGACCGGATCGGCGTGATCGCCGCGATCGCGCGCCGCATGGCGGACAACCAGATCTCGCTCGAATCGATTGTCCAGCATTCCACAAACGGCGATCGCGAGGCCCCGACGAAGACCATCATCATGGTGACGCACGCCACCACCGAGCAGTCGGTGCGCGATGCCGTCAATGCGATGGAAAGCGACGGCTACATCGTCAAGAAGCCGCAGGTCATCCGCATCGAAAAACCCTGA
- a CDS encoding LL-diaminopimelate aminotransferase → MEEFHKVRRLPPYVFEQVNRLKASARAAGADIIDLGMGNPDLPTPQSIVDKLCEVVQDPRTHRYSSSKGIPGLRRAQAAYYARRFGVKLNPDAEVVATLGSKEGFANMAQAITAPGDVILCPNPTYPIHAFGFLIAGGVIRSMSVEPDDSFFAPLERAVKHSIPKPLALILNYPSNPTAHVASLDFYRDVIAFARKHEIIVLSDLAYAEIYFGNEAPPSVLQVPGAKDVAVEFTSMSKTFSMPGWRMGFAVGNERLISALTRVKSYLDYGAFTPIQVAATQALNGDGSDIEEVRTIYKKRRDVMIDSFGKAGWDVTPPEATMFAWAKIPEAFASMGSVEFSKLLIEKADIAVAPGLGFGEQGDDHVRIALVENEHRIRQAGRNLKRFLASAEPVPGNVVALNGRR, encoded by the coding sequence ATGGAAGAGTTCCACAAGGTCAGGCGACTGCCGCCGTATGTTTTCGAACAGGTCAACCGTTTGAAGGCAAGCGCGCGAGCGGCGGGCGCCGATATCATCGACCTTGGCATGGGCAATCCTGATCTTCCGACCCCGCAGTCGATCGTCGACAAGCTGTGCGAAGTGGTCCAGGACCCGCGCACCCACCGCTATTCCTCGTCCAAGGGCATTCCCGGCCTGCGCCGCGCCCAGGCTGCCTATTACGCCCGTCGCTTCGGCGTGAAGCTCAACCCCGATGCCGAGGTCGTGGCGACGCTTGGCTCCAAGGAGGGCTTTGCCAATATGGCGCAGGCGATCACCGCGCCCGGTGACGTTATCCTTTGCCCCAACCCGACCTATCCGATCCACGCCTTCGGCTTCCTGATTGCCGGCGGTGTGATCCGTTCGATGTCGGTCGAACCCGATGACAGCTTCTTTGCGCCGCTCGAGCGGGCGGTGAAGCATTCGATCCCGAAGCCGCTGGCGCTGATCCTCAATTACCCGTCGAATCCGACGGCGCATGTGGCCAGCCTCGACTTCTACCGCGATGTCATCGCTTTCGCGCGAAAGCATGAAATCATTGTGCTTTCCGACCTCGCCTATGCCGAAATCTACTTCGGCAATGAGGCTCCGCCATCGGTGCTTCAGGTGCCGGGGGCGAAGGACGTCGCGGTCGAGTTCACCTCGATGTCGAAGACGTTTTCGATGCCGGGCTGGCGCATGGGCTTTGCGGTCGGTAACGAGCGGCTGATTTCGGCGCTCACCCGCGTCAAATCCTATCTCGACTACGGCGCCTTCACGCCGATCCAGGTTGCCGCAACGCAGGCGCTGAATGGCGACGGTTCGGATATCGAGGAAGTGCGCACCATCTACAAGAAGCGCCGCGACGTGATGATCGACAGTTTCGGAAAGGCCGGCTGGGATGTCACGCCGCCGGAAGCGACGATGTTCGCCTGGGCGAAAATCCCCGAGGCCTTCGCCTCGATGGGGTCGGTCGAGTTCTCCAAGCTGCTTATCGAGAAGGCCGATATCGCCGTTGCGCCGGGTCTCGGCTTCGGCGAGCAGGGCGATGATCATGTCCGTATCGCGCTGGTCGAAAACGAGCACCGCATCCGCCAGGCCGGTCGCAACCTCAAGCGGTTCCTGGCGTCCGCCGAACCGGTGCCCGGTAATGTCGTTGCGCTGAACGGCCGGCGCTGA
- the sfsA gene encoding DNA/RNA nuclease SfsA, producing MLFDPPLIPARLIKRYKRFLFDAVLEESGETITGSCPNTGSMLGLTDPGSRIFLSRNDDGKRKYPHRFELIEADGTTVGVNTGLPNRLAEEAIAAGLISDFADYPMLRREQKYGQKSRIDLLLSANDRSDLYVEVKNVHFIRTPGVAEFPDTATARGVRHLGELSAMVAAGHRAAMVYLIQRGDCESFKIASDLDPVYAAVFNSAMAAGVEAYAIKCTVTRDSIAPHAKVAIDNM from the coding sequence ATGCTGTTCGATCCCCCGCTCATACCCGCCCGCCTGATAAAACGCTACAAGCGATTTCTGTTCGATGCGGTGCTCGAGGAAAGCGGTGAGACGATCACCGGTTCCTGCCCCAACACCGGCTCCATGCTCGGCCTCACCGATCCCGGTTCGCGCATCTTCCTCTCCCGCAATGATGACGGCAAACGCAAATATCCGCATCGCTTCGAACTGATCGAGGCGGACGGCACCACGGTCGGCGTCAATACCGGCCTGCCGAACCGACTCGCAGAGGAAGCGATCGCCGCGGGTCTGATTTCCGATTTCGCGGACTATCCGATGCTCAGGCGCGAACAGAAATACGGGCAGAAAAGCCGGATCGACCTTCTGCTCTCCGCAAATGACCGGTCCGACCTTTATGTCGAGGTGAAGAATGTCCATTTCATTCGCACGCCCGGCGTTGCCGAATTTCCGGATACCGCCACGGCGCGTGGCGTCCGCCATCTTGGCGAGCTTTCGGCCATGGTCGCGGCTGGACATCGTGCTGCGATGGTCTATCTGATTCAGCGCGGAGACTGCGAGAGCTTCAAAATCGCAAGCGATCTTGACCCCGTCTATGCGGCGGTGTTCAACTCGGCAATGGCAGCGGGGGTCGAGGCCTACGCCATAAAATGCACGGTGACCCGTGACAGCATCGCGCCACATGCTAAAGTGGCAATCGATAACATGTAA
- the map gene encoding type I methionyl aminopeptidase yields MVTYIDAAKAPLKNDGSIRLYDAEAFERMREICGITARCLDGLADLIVPGVTTDAIDRFVLEFGLDHGVYPATLNYRGYKYSSCTSINHVVCHGMPNAKPLREGDIVNVDVTYVQDGWYGDSSRMYPVGQIKRAAERLLEVTYESLLLGIAAVKPGARTGAIGEAIQTYAENERCSVVRDFCGHGVGRLFHDTPNILHYGHANEGPVLKEGMIFTIEPMLNLGKPHVKVLSDGWTAVTRDRSLSAQYEHCVGVTKDGCEVFTLSPGGLDRPGL; encoded by the coding sequence ATGGTGACATATATCGATGCGGCGAAAGCGCCGCTGAAGAACGACGGTTCCATCCGGCTCTATGACGCGGAGGCGTTCGAGCGCATGCGCGAGATTTGCGGCATCACCGCGCGCTGCCTCGATGGACTTGCCGACCTCATCGTCCCCGGCGTGACGACGGACGCGATTGACCGCTTCGTGCTGGAATTCGGCCTCGATCACGGCGTCTACCCCGCCACACTGAATTATCGCGGCTACAAGTATTCGAGCTGCACCTCGATCAACCACGTGGTCTGCCACGGCATGCCGAATGCCAAGCCGCTGCGCGAAGGCGATATCGTCAATGTCGATGTCACCTATGTGCAAGACGGCTGGTATGGCGATTCCAGCCGGATGTACCCGGTCGGCCAGATCAAACGTGCCGCCGAACGCCTGCTCGAAGTCACCTATGAATCGCTGCTGCTCGGTATTGCCGCGGTGAAGCCCGGCGCCCGAACCGGCGCGATCGGCGAGGCGATCCAGACCTATGCAGAGAACGAACGTTGTTCGGTGGTGCGCGATTTCTGCGGACACGGCGTCGGCCGCCTGTTTCATGACACGCCCAACATCCTGCATTACGGGCACGCGAACGAGGGGCCGGTGCTGAAGGAAGGCATGATCTTCACGATCGAGCCGATGCTGAACCTCGGCAAGCCGCATGTGAAGGTGCTGTCCGACGGCTGGACGGCGGTGACCCGCGATCGGTCGCTCTCGGCACAATACGAGCACTGCGTGGGCGTGACCAAGGACGGCTGCGAGGTCTTCACGCTTTCGCCCGGCGGGCTTGACCGACCGGGGCTTTGA
- the radC gene encoding RadC family protein: MARKPAAREDGTDGAPGAADERLFFADQQPEQTFGERRKHEEPSHYHGHRDRLRARFRDSGANALADYEILELLLFRLIPRRDTKPIAKALIDRFGSLGGVFGAPAERLQEVPGIGEAVAFDLKLMSALAQRSLKSSLKDRPVLGSWSSVIDYCTAAMAHETREQFRLLLLDKRNKLIADEIQGIGTIDHTPVYPREVVKRALELSATAIILVHNHPSGDPTPSRADIDMTKMIIASAAPLGITIHDHIIIGRDGYVSFKGQKLI; encoded by the coding sequence ATGGCGCGAAAACCGGCAGCACGGGAGGACGGCACGGATGGCGCCCCAGGCGCCGCGGACGAACGCCTGTTCTTTGCCGACCAGCAGCCGGAACAAACCTTTGGCGAGCGCCGCAAGCACGAGGAGCCGAGCCACTATCACGGTCACCGCGACAGGCTCAGGGCCCGCTTCCGTGATAGCGGTGCCAATGCGCTGGCAGACTATGAAATCCTCGAACTTCTGCTGTTCCGGCTGATCCCCCGGCGCGACACCAAGCCGATTGCCAAGGCGTTGATCGATCGCTTCGGCTCGCTTGGCGGCGTCTTCGGGGCGCCGGCGGAACGGCTGCAGGAAGTGCCCGGCATCGGCGAGGCCGTCGCCTTCGACCTCAAGCTCATGTCGGCGCTCGCCCAGCGCAGCCTCAAGAGCTCGCTGAAGGACCGGCCGGTGCTCGGCTCCTGGTCCTCGGTCATCGACTACTGCACTGCGGCGATGGCGCATGAAACCCGCGAACAGTTCCGCCTCCTGTTGCTCGACAAGCGCAACAAGCTGATCGCTGACGAAATCCAGGGGATCGGCACGATCGACCACACACCCGTCTACCCGCGCGAAGTGGTCAAGCGCGCGCTCGAACTCTCCGCGACCGCCATCATTCTCGTCCACAACCATCCGTCAGGCGATCCGACGCCGTCGCGCGCCGATATCGACATGACCAAGATGATCATCGCCTCGGCGGCTCCGCTTGGGATCACCATCCACGATCACATCATCATCGGCCGCGACGGCTATGTCAGCTTCAAGGGTCAGAAGCTGATCTGA
- the sthA gene encoding Si-specific NAD(P)(+) transhydrogenase has product MDSYDLVVIGSGPAGRRAAVQAAKLGKSALVIDKGSQVGGVSVHTGTIPSKTLRETVLNLTGWRERGFYGRSYRVKHKITADDLRARLIKTLDYEIDVLEWQFERNRVDQLRGFAHFVDAHTIEIEKDTGEIQRVHAEAVLIAVGTRPYRPPNVPFDGKTVMDSDELLNIPEIPRSMIVVGAGVIGIEYATIFSALDTQVTVVEPRDTMLDFIDREIRDNFAAQLRDRNVKLLFGSGADKVEKTDEKRARVTLQNGRVLMAESVLFAAGRQGATDTLNLEAVGLAADHRGRLKVDPITFQTDVPHVYAAGDVIGFPALASTSMEQGRIAARHAVGAAAQEPPQYFPYGIYAVPEMSTCGMTEEEVQERSIPYECGVAFFRETSRGHIMGLQNGLLKLIFSLKTHRLLGVHIVGEGATELIHIGQAVLNLKGTVEYFVENTFNYPTLAEAYKIAGLDAHNRMAMLEASKEEE; this is encoded by the coding sequence ATGGATTCTTACGATCTGGTCGTGATCGGCAGCGGACCGGCTGGCCGCCGCGCCGCCGTTCAGGCCGCCAAGCTCGGCAAATCGGCTCTCGTCATCGACAAGGGCTCGCAGGTGGGCGGCGTTTCGGTTCACACCGGCACCATTCCCTCCAAGACGCTGCGCGAAACCGTGCTGAACCTCACCGGCTGGCGCGAGCGCGGCTTCTACGGCCGCTCCTACCGCGTCAAACACAAGATTACCGCCGACGACCTGCGCGCCCGTCTGATCAAGACGCTCGACTACGAGATCGATGTTCTGGAATGGCAGTTCGAGCGCAACCGCGTCGACCAGCTCCGCGGCTTTGCCCATTTCGTCGATGCCCACACGATCGAGATCGAGAAGGACACCGGTGAAATCCAGCGCGTTCATGCCGAAGCCGTGCTGATCGCCGTCGGCACCCGCCCCTATCGCCCGCCGAACGTTCCCTTCGACGGCAAGACGGTGATGGATAGTGACGAACTGCTCAACATCCCCGAAATCCCGCGCTCGATGATCGTCGTCGGCGCCGGCGTGATCGGCATCGAATATGCGACGATCTTTTCGGCGCTCGACACCCAGGTGACCGTGGTCGAGCCGCGCGACACCATGCTCGATTTCATCGACCGCGAGATCCGCGACAATTTCGCCGCACAGCTGCGCGACCGGAACGTCAAGCTGCTGTTCGGCTCCGGCGCCGACAAGGTCGAGAAGACCGACGAGAAGCGCGCCCGCGTCACACTGCAGAACGGCCGGGTGCTGATGGCCGAATCGGTGCTCTTCGCCGCCGGCCGCCAGGGCGCGACCGACACGCTGAACCTCGAGGCCGTCGGCCTTGCCGCCGACCATCGCGGCCGGCTGAAGGTCGACCCGATTACCTTCCAGACCGATGTGCCGCACGTCTACGCCGCCGGCGACGTCATCGGTTTCCCGGCGCTCGCCTCGACCTCGATGGAACAGGGCCGCATTGCTGCCCGTCACGCCGTTGGCGCCGCGGCACAGGAGCCGCCCCAGTACTTCCCCTATGGCATCTATGCCGTGCCGGAAATGTCGACCTGCGGCATGACGGAGGAAGAGGTGCAGGAGCGCAGCATCCCCTATGAATGTGGCGTCGCCTTTTTCCGCGAGACCTCGCGTGGCCACATCATGGGCCTGCAGAACGGTCTGCTGAAGCTGATCTTCTCGCTGAAGACCCACCGCCTCCTCGGTGTCCACATCGTCGGCGAAGGCGCCACCGAGCTGATCCACATCGGCCAGGCCGTGCTGAACCTGAAGGGAACCGTCGAATATTTCGTCGAGAACACCTTCAACTATCCGACGCTGGCCGAAGCCTACAAGATCGCCGGCCTCGACGCTCACAACCGCATGGCGATGCTCGAGGCCTCCAAAGAAGAGGAATAG
- a CDS encoding aminoglycoside phosphotransferase family protein, giving the protein MFEATLRDWHLTRDGSPIITATGSLLPVIADGAPAMLKHFTDPEEEAGAALLSWWDGDGATRILRRAGSTILMERATTGRSLVDMAVPGADDEACRVFCTVAGRLHRDRPAPAPALLPLRRYFRSLLDNVSEVPMLQRAAVEAERLLAEPADIRPLHGDLHHGNILDFGARGFLAIDPKGLVGERTFDFANLFCNPDIDVPEARLARDPQRLAARLALVADIAGLDPERLLRAVIAWCGLSAAWFIEDRNPLAEIPLTVGQVAIARLDRG; this is encoded by the coding sequence ATGTTCGAGGCCACCCTCAGGGACTGGCACCTGACCCGCGACGGGTCGCCGATCATCACGGCGACCGGCAGCCTGCTGCCGGTCATCGCCGACGGCGCTCCGGCCATGCTGAAGCACTTTACGGATCCTGAAGAGGAAGCCGGCGCCGCCCTGCTCTCCTGGTGGGACGGTGATGGTGCCACCCGCATACTCAGGCGGGCCGGCAGCACCATCCTGATGGAGCGCGCGACGACAGGCCGGTCCCTGGTCGACATGGCCGTTCCCGGCGCCGATGACGAGGCCTGCCGGGTGTTCTGCACCGTGGCCGGCCGGCTGCACCGCGACCGCCCTGCCCCGGCGCCAGCACTTCTGCCGCTCCGGCGCTATTTCCGTTCATTGCTGGATAACGTTTCCGAGGTGCCGATGCTGCAGCGGGCTGCGGTCGAGGCCGAACGCCTGCTTGCGGAACCAGCCGACATCCGCCCGCTCCACGGCGACCTTCATCACGGCAATATTCTCGATTTCGGTGCGCGCGGCTTTCTCGCCATCGACCCCAAGGGGCTCGTCGGCGAGCGGACCTTCGACTTCGCCAATCTGTTTTGCAACCCCGACATCGATGTCCCTGAAGCCCGGTTGGCGCGCGACCCGCAGCGCCTGGCTGCCCGGCTTGCGCTTGTCGCCGATATCGCCGGCCTCGACCCCGAACGGCTGCTGCGCGCGGTCATCGCCTGGTGCGGGCTTTCGGCGGCCTGGTTCATCGAAGACCGGAACCCGCTCGCCGAAATACCGCTCACCGTCGGGCAAGTCGCCATCGCCCGCCTCGACCGGGGCTGA